A window from bacterium encodes these proteins:
- the purS gene encoding phosphoribosylformylglycinamidine synthase subunit PurS has translation MAPTATGVRTVRVTVQLKPGVLDAQGQAIQKGLDALGHTGVRAVRAGRYFELEVEDGPDLDARVRAMCDGLLANTLIEDFRYDIA, from the coding sequence ATGGCGCCGACGGCCACGGGGGTGCGCACCGTGCGCGTGACGGTCCAGCTCAAACCCGGCGTGTTGGACGCGCAGGGCCAGGCGATCCAGAAGGGCCTGGACGCGCTCGGCCACACCGGCGTGCGCGCGGTGCGCGCCGGCCGGTACTTCGAGCTCGAAGTCGAGGACGGACCGGATTTGGACGCGCGGGTCCGGGCGATGTGCGACGGATTGCTCGCCAACACACTGATCGAGGACTTCCGGTACGACATCGCATGA
- a CDS encoding SDR family oxidoreductase, whose product MFTGAFTGKVALVTGAGRGIGRATARLFADAGADIVVHYNRSREAAEEVAAGIAARGRRAAAIPADLEKPEDITRLFDETAERFGALDAFVANHAATAFKSTLETKPHHLQRTFDLIVRSLALCAQRAVPLMAGRAGAIVTIGGQGTVECLPNYAILASAKSAMETWTRYLAYELAGRGITANCVSPGVIATDSARFYGGDRYAEFDRLVSDYTPAGRMGAPEDVAAAVVFLCSPAARFITGQTVVVDGGLGLVAAPFEQFRRRQRGEGRSD is encoded by the coding sequence GTGTTCACGGGAGCGTTCACAGGGAAGGTCGCGCTCGTCACCGGGGCCGGACGCGGCATCGGCCGCGCGACCGCGCGGCTCTTCGCGGACGCCGGCGCGGACATCGTCGTGCACTACAACCGCAGCCGCGAGGCCGCGGAGGAGGTCGCGGCCGGGATCGCCGCGCGCGGCCGCCGCGCCGCGGCGATCCCGGCCGATCTCGAGAAGCCCGAGGACATCACCCGCCTCTTCGACGAGACGGCCGAGCGGTTCGGCGCGCTCGATGCGTTCGTCGCCAACCACGCCGCCACCGCGTTCAAATCGACCCTGGAGACGAAGCCGCACCATCTGCAGCGGACCTTCGACCTGATCGTGCGCTCGCTCGCCCTGTGCGCGCAGCGCGCGGTCCCGCTGATGGCGGGCCGGGCGGGCGCGATCGTCACGATCGGCGGGCAGGGGACGGTCGAGTGCCTGCCCAACTATGCGATCCTGGCGTCGGCGAAGAGCGCGATGGAGACGTGGACGCGGTACCTCGCGTACGAGCTGGCCGGCCGGGGGATCACGGCCAACTGCGTGAGCCCCGGGGTGATCGCCACGGATTCCGCGCGATTCTACGGCGGGGACCGCTACGCCGAGTTCGATCGCCTGGTCTCGGACTACACGCCGGCGGGCCGGATGGGCGCGCCGGAGGACGTCGCGGCGGCCGTCGTGTTCCTGTGCAGCCCCGCGGCGCGGTTCATCACCGGACAGACCGTGGTCGTCGACGGCGGCCTCGGCCTCGTCGCCGCGCCGTTCGAGCAGTTCCGGAGGCGGCAGCGCGGCGAAGGTCGTTCCGACTAG
- a CDS encoding phosphoribosylaminoimidazolesuccinocarboxamide synthase: protein MDDTSRSDTRSPAVMETHLDLPLMGRGKVRDMYEAGRYLLIVATDRLSAFDCVLATGIPDRGRVLTGLSAFWFERLRGIVPNHFVTIDPAAFPPEAQAHREMLDGRAMLVERCRRVDFECVVRGYLAGSAWKEYRDSGTACGIPLPAGLALGSRLPHPIFTPATKNDRGHDENITAAAMAVRIGEPLARRLEAASLALYGEAAAVADRAGFVLVDTKFEFGIPSAAGRTARGDEVVLIDEAVTPDSSRFWDARTYAATGSTESYDKQVVRDYLEQSGWNKQPPPPALPPDIVEAARSRYLDVYRRITGRRLEER, encoded by the coding sequence ATGGATGACACGAGCCGCAGCGATACCCGCTCGCCGGCGGTCATGGAGACGCACCTCGACCTGCCGCTCATGGGCCGCGGCAAGGTCCGCGACATGTACGAGGCGGGCAGGTACCTGCTGATCGTGGCGACCGACCGCCTGTCCGCGTTCGACTGCGTGCTGGCGACCGGGATCCCGGACCGCGGGCGCGTGCTGACCGGGCTCTCCGCCTTCTGGTTCGAGCGGCTCCGCGGCATCGTCCCGAACCATTTCGTCACGATCGACCCCGCCGCGTTCCCGCCGGAGGCGCAGGCGCACCGGGAGATGCTGGACGGCCGCGCGATGCTGGTGGAGCGCTGCCGGCGCGTCGACTTCGAGTGCGTCGTCCGCGGCTACCTCGCCGGGTCGGCCTGGAAGGAATACCGTGACAGTGGAACGGCGTGCGGGATCCCGCTGCCGGCCGGGCTCGCGCTCGGGAGCCGGTTGCCGCACCCGATCTTCACGCCGGCGACCAAGAACGATCGGGGCCACGACGAGAACATCACGGCCGCGGCGATGGCGGTCCGCATCGGCGAGCCGCTGGCGCGCCGGCTGGAGGCGGCGAGTCTCGCCCTGTACGGCGAGGCCGCCGCGGTCGCGGACCGGGCCGGCTTCGTGCTGGTGGATACCAAGTTCGAGTTCGGCATCCCGTCTGCCGCGGGACGAACGGCGCGGGGCGACGAGGTCGTGCTGATCGACGAAGCCGTGACGCCGGACTCGTCCCGGTTTTGGGACGCGCGCACGTACGCGGCCACCGGGTCGACCGAGAGCTACGACAAGCAGGTGGTCCGGGATTACCTCGAGCAGAGCGGATGGAACAAGCAACCACCGCCCCCGGCGCTGCCCCCCGACATCGTCGAGGCGGCCCGAAGCCGGTATCTTGACGTGTACCGGCGTATCACGGGCCGGCGGCTGGAGGAGCGCTGA
- a CDS encoding CoA-transferase, translating into MSKVLTSDDVVARIPDGALIAIGGSSLSRKPMALVRALARSDRRDLRLIVNVGGPEVDLLIGTGKVAQVIYAFVGFEVMGLAPHFRRARQDGSVRFQEWSEFTIMAGLDATIKRLPFLPTRSGLATDLLRVNPAFKMFQDPFGGETLVAVPALRPDVALLHVNLADPQGNGVVLGDGHMDALCAKAAAQTFLSAEQILLPERLQTYGRDVHIFRTVVTGVVEARWGAHFTGCAPEYRADLNHVREYLTAARDRSSWHEYLEKYVYVDDREYARRLGGEHTLGERLRV; encoded by the coding sequence ATGAGCAAAGTTCTCACCAGCGACGACGTCGTGGCCCGGATCCCCGACGGCGCGCTCATCGCGATCGGCGGCTCCTCCCTGTCCCGCAAACCGATGGCGCTGGTCCGCGCGCTGGCGCGCAGCGACCGCCGTGATCTGCGCCTCATCGTGAACGTCGGCGGGCCCGAGGTGGACCTCCTGATCGGCACCGGCAAGGTCGCGCAGGTCATCTACGCCTTCGTCGGATTCGAAGTGATGGGCCTCGCCCCGCACTTCCGCCGCGCCCGCCAGGACGGATCCGTCCGCTTCCAGGAATGGTCCGAGTTCACGATCATGGCGGGCCTCGACGCGACGATCAAGCGACTGCCGTTCCTGCCGACCCGCTCCGGGCTGGCCACCGATCTGCTCCGGGTCAACCCGGCGTTCAAGATGTTTCAGGACCCGTTCGGCGGCGAGACGCTCGTCGCGGTCCCGGCGCTGCGCCCCGACGTCGCGCTGCTGCACGTGAACCTGGCCGACCCGCAGGGCAACGGCGTCGTGCTGGGCGACGGGCACATGGACGCACTGTGCGCCAAGGCCGCCGCGCAGACGTTTCTCTCGGCAGAGCAGATCCTGCTCCCCGAACGCCTGCAGACATACGGCCGCGACGTCCACATCTTTCGCACGGTCGTGACCGGCGTCGTGGAGGCGCGGTGGGGCGCCCACTTCACCGGATGCGCGCCGGAGTACCGGGCGGACCTCAACCACGTCCGCGAATACCTGACCGCGGCGCGCGACCGGTCGTCCTGGCACGAGTACCTCGAGAAGTACGTGTACGTCGACGACCGGGAGTACGCCCGGCGGCTCGGCGGCGAACACACCCTCGGCGAGCGGCTGCGCGTGTAG
- the fabF gene encoding beta-ketoacyl-ACP synthase II, whose protein sequence is MTKAVITGIGALTPVGLSAPETWAGLLAGRSGVGPVTRFDASNYPVRIAAEVSGFDPLAVMSRKQARRTARFAQLAIGAAQEALLDARLDVGPDNRDRVGVTIATALGGIEMVDREAPHLYGGRPDRVTPFLLPMLIGNMAASAVTIRFGTRGPSNASVGACAAGTIALMEARRWILAGDADCVLAGGTEAALTPAVWTALCSLGALSRRNEAPAQASRPFDRDRDGFVFGEGAVVFAVEREDLARAREARIYAELAGAALTSDAYHETAPHPDGIAAARAITGSLRTADARPDDVDLVVAHGTGTPLNDVAETGAIKAALGDRARAIPVTAPKSMVGHLIGAAGALAAMVGVLAIRDGIIPPTINLDHPDPACDLDYVPREARPATIRLALANAFGFGGQNCVVAVRATARARERAAPPRGEDR, encoded by the coding sequence GTGACGAAGGCGGTCATCACCGGAATCGGGGCGCTCACCCCGGTCGGTCTCTCGGCGCCCGAAACGTGGGCCGGCCTCCTGGCCGGCCGGAGCGGCGTCGGACCGGTGACGCGGTTCGACGCGTCGAACTACCCGGTCCGGATTGCGGCGGAAGTGTCGGGCTTCGACCCCCTCGCCGTCATGAGCCGCAAGCAGGCCCGGCGCACCGCCCGCTTTGCGCAGCTGGCGATCGGCGCCGCGCAGGAAGCGCTGCTCGACGCCCGCCTCGACGTCGGCCCCGACAACCGCGACCGCGTCGGCGTGACGATCGCGACCGCGCTCGGCGGCATCGAGATGGTCGATCGCGAAGCGCCGCATCTCTACGGCGGCCGCCCGGATCGCGTGACGCCGTTTCTACTGCCGATGCTGATCGGCAACATGGCGGCGTCGGCCGTGACGATCCGCTTCGGCACGCGCGGGCCGTCCAACGCGTCGGTCGGCGCCTGCGCGGCGGGCACGATCGCGCTCATGGAGGCGCGCCGGTGGATCCTGGCCGGGGACGCCGACTGCGTCCTCGCCGGCGGCACCGAAGCGGCCCTCACCCCCGCGGTCTGGACCGCCCTCTGCTCGCTCGGCGCCCTCAGCCGGCGCAACGAGGCGCCCGCGCAGGCCAGCCGCCCGTTCGACCGGGACCGCGACGGGTTCGTCTTCGGCGAAGGCGCGGTCGTGTTCGCCGTCGAGCGCGAGGACCTGGCGCGCGCGCGCGAGGCGCGTATCTATGCCGAGCTCGCCGGCGCGGCGCTCACGAGCGACGCGTATCACGAAACGGCGCCGCACCCCGACGGAATCGCGGCGGCCCGCGCCATCACGGGGAGCCTTCGGACGGCGGACGCCCGGCCGGACGACGTCGACCTCGTCGTGGCGCACGGGACCGGCACACCGCTCAACGACGTCGCGGAGACCGGCGCCATCAAGGCGGCGCTCGGCGACCGCGCCCGCGCGATTCCCGTCACTGCGCCGAAGAGCATGGTGGGCCACCTCATCGGGGCGGCGGGCGCGCTCGCGGCGATGGTCGGCGTGCTGGCGATCCGGGACGGCATCATCCCGCCCACGATCAATCTCGACCATCCCGATCCGGCGTGTGACCTCGATTATGTGCCGCGCGAGGCACGCCCCGCGACCATCCGGCTCGCCCTCGCCAACGCCTTCGGTTTCGGCGGGCAGAACTGCGTGGTCGCCGTCCGCGCGACGGCCCGGGCCCGCGAACGGGCCGCGCCTCCCCGCGGGGAAGACCGGTAG
- the purD gene encoding phosphoribosylamine--glycine ligase, with protein sequence MAVLVVGSGGREHALAWALAQEDRTTIPYCAPGNPGIASVATCLPCAPLDFDALAGEAVRHGVDITIVGPEAPLAAGLVDAFATRGLRAFGPTRAAAAIESSKSFMKTLCRRYEIPTARARTFDDPSAARDYVRSAGRPLVVKADGLAAGKGVVMARSADEAVAAVEDMMRGGRFGEAGARVVVEEWLEGDEVSIFGLSDGVHIVPLLPARDHKRLFDGDRGPNTGGMGGYAPAPSVDDALLGRITDEILEPAIWAMAQEGRPYRGVLYAGLMLTGDGPRVLEFNARFGDPEAQLLMPLLASGLRDAADAVLAGRVDRWRPRWHEGYAVGVALCAGGYPDRPEGGMPIDGIPAARALPGVLVFHAGTALRDGRLVASGGRVLTVVGLGSTLGEARDRAYRAADLISFEGKTLRRDIACAAGAHREVTQA encoded by the coding sequence ATGGCCGTCCTGGTTGTCGGGTCGGGTGGCAGGGAGCACGCGTTGGCGTGGGCCCTCGCGCAAGAAGACCGGACGACCATACCCTATTGCGCTCCGGGAAATCCCGGCATCGCGTCCGTCGCAACGTGTCTTCCGTGCGCCCCCCTTGATTTTGACGCGCTCGCCGGCGAGGCCGTCCGACACGGCGTCGATATCACCATCGTCGGCCCCGAGGCGCCGCTGGCCGCCGGACTCGTGGACGCGTTCGCCACGCGCGGGCTTCGGGCGTTCGGCCCGACGCGGGCGGCCGCCGCGATCGAGTCCAGCAAGAGCTTCATGAAAACATTGTGCCGCCGCTACGAAATCCCGACGGCGCGGGCGCGCACCTTCGATGACCCGTCGGCGGCGCGTGACTATGTCCGCAGCGCCGGCCGTCCGCTGGTGGTCAAGGCCGACGGGCTCGCCGCGGGCAAGGGGGTCGTGATGGCGCGCTCCGCGGACGAGGCCGTCGCGGCCGTTGAGGACATGATGCGCGGCGGCCGGTTCGGCGAGGCCGGCGCCCGTGTGGTGGTCGAAGAGTGGCTCGAGGGCGACGAGGTCAGCATCTTTGGCCTGAGCGACGGAGTGCACATCGTCCCGCTGCTGCCGGCGCGCGATCACAAGCGGTTGTTCGACGGCGATCGCGGTCCCAACACCGGCGGGATGGGCGGGTACGCCCCGGCGCCGTCGGTCGACGACGCGCTGCTCGGCCGGATCACCGACGAAATCCTCGAACCGGCGATCTGGGCCATGGCGCAGGAAGGGCGTCCCTATCGCGGGGTGCTGTACGCCGGGCTGATGCTTACCGGGGACGGGCCGCGCGTGCTCGAGTTCAACGCACGGTTCGGCGACCCTGAAGCCCAGCTCCTGATGCCGCTGCTCGCGTCGGGACTCCGCGACGCGGCGGACGCCGTCCTGGCCGGGCGCGTCGACCGGTGGCGTCCGCGCTGGCACGAGGGATACGCGGTGGGGGTGGCGCTCTGCGCGGGCGGCTATCCCGACCGCCCCGAAGGCGGGATGCCCATCGACGGCATCCCCGCGGCGCGGGCGCTCCCCGGCGTGCTCGTGTTCCATGCCGGCACCGCCCTGCGCGACGGCCGGCTTGTGGCCTCGGGCGGCCGCGTGCTCACCGTGGTCGGCCTGGGCTCGACGCTCGGGGAGGCGCGCGATCGCGCATACCGCGCGGCTGATCTCATCTCGTTCGAAGGCAAGACGCTCCGGCGCGACATCGCTTGTGCCGCCGGCGCACATCGCGAGGTGACACAGGCATGA
- a CDS encoding adenylosuccinate synthase, whose product MPVTAVVGAQWGDEGKGKVVDTLANHADLVIRYNGGNNAGHTIQNQHGTFRLHLLPSGIFHPAAQCVIGPGVVVNADVLLAEIAEVERVGVSTVGRLWLDERAHLIFPHHIVTDELEEAARGGRPHGTTKQGIWPVYGDKAARIGIRLGDLVEEAHLAEQLQFIAARKSALLRGVYRHEPVEPGTLIAACARWADRLRPYITDTHPIIQEALRADRAVLLEGQLGVMRDLDWGLYPFVTSSTTLPGGASAGAGVPPARITRVLGVAKAYTTAVGAGPMPTEIADETGDRLRELGQEYGATTRRPRRCGWFDGVAARFAAEVAGFTHLAVMKLDVFDTFETVRLGVAYRLGDRTIHGVPHTAVMARVAPVYEELPGWRRPTHGARRPTDLPVEARTFLRRIEEIVGVPIAMIGVGPERSDVIFGQEGFQ is encoded by the coding sequence ATGCCGGTCACCGCCGTGGTCGGGGCGCAGTGGGGCGACGAAGGGAAGGGCAAGGTCGTCGACACGCTGGCGAACCACGCCGACCTCGTTATCCGCTACAACGGGGGGAACAACGCCGGCCATACGATCCAGAACCAGCACGGGACCTTCCGGCTCCACCTGCTGCCGTCCGGCATCTTCCATCCGGCCGCGCAGTGCGTGATCGGCCCCGGCGTCGTGGTCAACGCGGACGTCCTCCTCGCCGAAATCGCGGAGGTCGAGCGCGTCGGCGTCTCCACCGTCGGCCGCCTCTGGCTCGACGAGCGGGCGCACCTCATCTTCCCGCACCACATCGTGACCGACGAGCTCGAGGAAGCGGCGCGCGGCGGCCGGCCGCACGGGACGACCAAGCAGGGCATCTGGCCGGTCTACGGCGACAAGGCGGCGCGCATCGGCATCCGCCTGGGAGATCTCGTGGAAGAGGCGCACCTCGCGGAGCAACTGCAGTTCATCGCCGCGCGCAAGAGCGCGCTGCTGCGCGGCGTCTACCGCCACGAGCCGGTCGAGCCCGGCACGCTCATCGCCGCCTGCGCGCGGTGGGCCGACCGCCTGCGGCCGTACATCACCGACACCCATCCGATCATCCAGGAGGCGCTCCGCGCCGACCGGGCGGTGCTGCTCGAAGGCCAGCTCGGCGTGATGCGCGATCTCGACTGGGGCCTCTATCCGTTCGTCACATCGTCGACCACGCTGCCCGGCGGCGCGAGCGCCGGCGCCGGCGTCCCCCCGGCGAGGATCACGCGCGTGCTCGGGGTGGCCAAGGCGTACACGACCGCCGTCGGCGCGGGCCCCATGCCGACGGAGATCGCCGACGAGACCGGCGACCGCCTCCGCGAGCTGGGGCAGGAGTACGGCGCGACGACCCGCCGGCCGCGGCGGTGCGGCTGGTTCGACGGCGTCGCGGCGCGATTCGCCGCCGAGGTCGCGGGATTCACGCACCTCGCCGTGATGAAGCTCGACGTCTTCGACACCTTCGAGACGGTGCGGCTGGGCGTCGCCTACCGGCTCGGCGACCGGACCATCCACGGCGTGCCCCACACGGCCGTGATGGCGCGCGTGGCCCCGGTCTACGAAGAGCTGCCGGGCTGGCGCCGCCCGACGCACGGGGCGCGGCGGCCGACCGACCTGCCGGTCGAGGCGCGGACGTTTCTGCGCCGGATCGAAGAAATCGTCGGCGTGCCGATCGCCATGATCGGGGTCGGGCCGGAGCGCTCGGACGTGATCTTCGGTCAGGAGGGCTTCCAGTGA
- the purB gene encoding adenylosuccinate lyase, translated as MIPRYTSPEMAALWSPETKFATWLEIELLAAEAQARLGEIPADVPPRLRARAGVPSAARIDEVEQVTRHDVVAFLRVVGETVGDDARYLHRGLGSSDVVDTAQCVLMVRAADLIHAALGRLHQALAVLARTHKRTVMAGRTHGIQAEPITLGLKAALWYTEVGRDLERIGRAREVIGVGKLSGEVGTFAHTPPAVEAYVCARLGLRPAPVSSQVIQRDRHAEYLAHLAVAAGTLEKIATEIRSLQRTEIRELEEPFRTGQTGSSAMPHKRNPVTCEQIAGLARVVRGCAVAGLEDIALWGERDITHSSVERVVVPDATTVLEYMARRLAGVIEGLRVYPEQMRANMERTGGLVFSHRVLLALLARGLSRDEAYRIVQTAAMQAWDGGGNFRDLIRAAGVLPEPELTACFDPAPALRYVDEIFVRAGLEPARGDPAARTEKEGTRHG; from the coding sequence GTGATCCCGCGCTACACCTCGCCGGAGATGGCGGCCCTGTGGAGTCCCGAGACGAAGTTTGCGACCTGGCTCGAAATCGAGCTGCTGGCGGCTGAGGCTCAGGCCCGGCTCGGAGAGATCCCGGCCGACGTGCCGCCGCGCCTCCGGGCCCGGGCGGGCGTGCCGAGCGCCGCCCGGATCGACGAGGTCGAGCAGGTCACCCGGCACGACGTCGTCGCGTTTCTGCGCGTCGTCGGCGAGACGGTGGGCGACGACGCGCGCTATCTCCACCGCGGCCTCGGATCGTCCGACGTGGTGGACACGGCGCAGTGCGTGCTGATGGTCCGCGCGGCGGACCTCATCCACGCGGCCCTCGGGCGGCTCCACCAGGCGCTGGCCGTGCTGGCCCGAACCCACAAGCGGACGGTGATGGCCGGCCGGACCCACGGCATCCAGGCCGAGCCGATCACGCTCGGGCTGAAGGCGGCGCTGTGGTACACGGAGGTGGGCCGGGACCTGGAACGAATCGGGCGCGCGCGCGAGGTGATCGGCGTCGGGAAGCTCTCCGGCGAAGTCGGCACGTTCGCGCACACGCCGCCGGCCGTCGAAGCCTACGTGTGCGCGCGTCTCGGGCTTCGGCCGGCCCCGGTCTCGTCCCAGGTCATCCAGCGCGACCGGCACGCGGAGTACCTCGCACATCTCGCGGTCGCCGCGGGGACGCTGGAAAAGATCGCGACGGAGATCCGATCGCTGCAGCGCACCGAGATCCGGGAGCTGGAGGAACCCTTCCGGACCGGGCAGACCGGGTCGTCGGCGATGCCGCACAAACGCAACCCGGTGACCTGCGAGCAGATCGCCGGACTCGCGCGCGTGGTCCGCGGCTGCGCCGTGGCCGGCCTGGAGGACATCGCGCTGTGGGGCGAGCGTGACATTACCCACTCGTCCGTGGAACGGGTCGTCGTCCCGGACGCGACGACGGTCCTGGAGTACATGGCGCGCCGGCTCGCCGGGGTGATCGAGGGCCTGCGCGTGTACCCGGAGCAGATGCGCGCGAACATGGAGCGGACCGGCGGGCTCGTCTTCTCGCACCGCGTGCTGCTCGCGCTCCTCGCGCGGGGACTGAGTCGCGACGAGGCCTACCGCATCGTGCAGACCGCCGCGATGCAGGCGTGGGACGGCGGCGGGAACTTCCGCGATCTGATTCGCGCCGCGGGTGTGCTCCCGGAGCCGGAGCTGACGGCGTGCTTCGACCCCGCGCCGGCGCTCCGGTACGTCGACGAGATCTTCGTCCGAGCCGGCCTCGAGCCGGCCCGCGGCGATCCGGCAGCGCGGACGGAGAAGGAGGGGACACGCCATGGATGA
- the purE gene encoding 5-(carboxyamino)imidazole ribonucleotide mutase, whose product MTSAAGGRAAAGGPAPDGGPRVLILMGSDSDLPVMQEAGRVLGEFGVPFEITVASAHRSPDRAATYAREAEGRGVRVIIAGAGGAAHLAGILAAHTPLPVIGVPLGGSAVNGLDALLATVQMPAGVPVATVAIGGARNAALLAVQILATADDTLRDRYRAYKARLAREVEEKAARITTAATGGFGMAPPRAGDSARPETR is encoded by the coding sequence ATGACGTCCGCCGCAGGAGGCCGCGCAGCGGCCGGAGGTCCCGCGCCAGACGGGGGGCCCCGTGTGCTCATCCTGATGGGCAGCGATTCCGATCTGCCGGTGATGCAGGAGGCCGGGCGCGTGCTCGGCGAGTTCGGCGTCCCCTTTGAGATCACGGTGGCGTCGGCGCACCGCTCTCCCGATCGCGCCGCAACGTACGCCCGCGAGGCCGAGGGCCGCGGCGTCCGCGTGATCATCGCCGGGGCGGGCGGGGCGGCCCACCTGGCGGGCATCCTGGCGGCCCACACGCCGCTCCCGGTGATCGGCGTGCCGCTCGGCGGCTCCGCGGTGAATGGGCTCGACGCGCTGCTCGCCACGGTGCAGATGCCGGCCGGCGTGCCGGTCGCCACCGTCGCGATCGGCGGCGCGCGCAACGCGGCGCTGCTCGCCGTGCAGATCCTTGCGACGGCGGACGACACTCTGCGGGATCGCTACCGCGCGTACAAAGCGCGCCTGGCCCGCGAGGTGGAGGAGAAGGCCGCGCGGATCACCACCGCCGCGACGGGCGGGTTCGGCATGGCGCCGCCGCGCGCGGGCGATTCGGCGCGGCCGGAGACGCGCTGA
- the purQ gene encoding phosphoribosylformylglycinamidine synthase subunit PurQ — MRIGIVVFPGSNCDADTYHAVRDVLGQQAVYVWHRETSLDGLDAVILPGGFSYGDYLRAGAIAATSPVVRALPAYAAAGRPVLGICNGFQTLVETRLLPGSLLLNASGEFRCRDVHVRVERTDTPFTCAMREGEVLRAPIAHAEGRYHVTERALARLTLERQIVFRYCDPAGQVTLAANPNGAVDNIAGVASVSGTVVGLMPHPERASEAIVGSADGLRVFESLMRWVAAPPRSEAAAAASPGAAGDR, encoded by the coding sequence GTGAGGATCGGCATCGTGGTGTTTCCGGGCAGCAACTGCGACGCGGATACGTACCATGCCGTCCGCGACGTCCTGGGACAGCAGGCGGTCTACGTGTGGCACCGGGAAACCTCCCTCGACGGCCTCGACGCGGTGATTCTCCCGGGCGGCTTCTCCTACGGGGATTACCTTCGGGCCGGCGCCATCGCGGCCACATCCCCGGTGGTGCGCGCGCTGCCGGCGTACGCGGCGGCCGGCCGGCCGGTGCTCGGGATCTGCAACGGGTTCCAGACGCTGGTCGAGACGCGCCTCCTCCCCGGGAGCCTGCTGCTCAACGCGTCCGGCGAGTTCCGATGCCGGGACGTCCACGTCCGGGTCGAACGCACGGACACGCCCTTTACATGTGCGATGCGGGAGGGTGAGGTGTTGCGCGCGCCGATCGCCCACGCCGAGGGCCGGTACCACGTGACGGAGCGGGCGCTGGCGCGGCTCACGCTGGAACGGCAGATCGTGTTCCGCTACTGCGACCCGGCCGGGCAAGTCACCCTGGCCGCCAACCCGAACGGCGCCGTGGACAACATCGCGGGCGTCGCGAGCGTGTCCGGTACCGTGGTCGGACTCATGCCCCATCCCGAGCGGGCCAGCGAGGCGATCGTGGGGAGCGCGGACGGCCTGCGCGTCTTCGAATCGCTCATGCGGTGGGTGGCCGCGCCGCCTCGTTCCGAGGCGGCCGCGGCCGCATCTCCCGGGGCGGCGGGGGACCGGTGA